In Candidatus Dormiibacterota bacterium, a single genomic region encodes these proteins:
- a CDS encoding rhomboid family intramembrane serine protease: MRTPAVVTGFLVVVNVLVFLWEIVTIGPGMFSGNIPDPNAYYNAGALVPLAVTQNHEYWRIITSAFLHANLMHIGFNMFALWIFGRFIEAALGSPRMLFVYAVSLVASGLSVVYFSPPDVATLGASGAIFGLIGALFAIGFKFGKHGMDLVRANLPMLILNLIFTFAFPNISWQAHVGGLLAGFVVTFAIYFPPKRVRPEVVDVGGGTILDAEYQEPPENASRAGS; this comes from the coding sequence GTGAGGACGCCCGCCGTCGTCACGGGCTTTCTCGTCGTCGTCAACGTTCTCGTCTTTCTTTGGGAGATCGTGACGATCGGACCCGGGATGTTCAGCGGCAACATTCCGGACCCCAATGCCTACTATAACGCGGGCGCTCTCGTGCCGCTTGCGGTAACGCAGAATCATGAATACTGGCGCATCATCACGAGTGCGTTCTTGCACGCGAACCTCATGCACATCGGGTTCAACATGTTCGCGCTGTGGATCTTCGGGCGGTTCATCGAGGCCGCTCTGGGCTCGCCGCGCATGCTCTTCGTGTACGCGGTATCGCTCGTGGCGTCGGGTTTGAGCGTCGTGTACTTCAGCCCTCCCGACGTCGCCACGCTCGGTGCGAGCGGCGCAATCTTCGGCTTGATCGGCGCGCTCTTCGCCATCGGCTTCAAGTTCGGCAAGCACGGCATGGATCTTGTGCGCGCGAACCTGCCGATGCTGATCTTGAACTTGATCTTCACCTTCGCGTTTCCCAATATCTCGTGGCAGGCGCACGTGGGCGGTCTGCTCGCGGGCTTTGTCGTGACCTTCGCGATCTACTTTCCGCCGAAGCGGGTACGGCCGGAGGTCGTCGACGTTGGCGGCGGCACCATTTTAGATGCGGAGTATCAGGAGCCGCCCGAGAACGCTAGCCGCGCGGGCTCGTAA
- the add gene encoding adenosine deaminase: protein MHLAAGPPFDAAVRSMPKIHLHCHLEGTLRPQSFLDLAARDGIETQNPADVYRFADFAAFLRTFMAVCQALRTPDDYARVAREFVTDAAAQNVAYGEIFVSPSVWKYFHPELDVREALAAISGELRRAKGAPFALILDVTRNFGPQSAMGTLDLALACGSLDVIGIGLGGDEARFAAEPFAEVFARARAQGLHAVAHAGEAAGAQSVRAVVEVLGAERVGHGIRALEDPALVELLAQRGIALEICPTSNFLTGAADPEQPHPLFALHRAGVQVVIDADDPALFGTSIESEYRYVAQVAGLSAMRGFVQNAVEASFASPQRKQALRSTVLEE, encoded by the coding sequence GTGCATCTTGCTGCAGGCCCTCCTTTCGACGCGGCCGTTCGGTCCATGCCGAAGATTCATCTTCACTGCCACCTCGAGGGAACGCTGCGTCCGCAGAGCTTCCTCGACCTTGCGGCGCGCGACGGAATCGAAACGCAGAATCCCGCCGACGTCTACCGCTTTGCCGATTTCGCAGCGTTTCTTCGTACGTTCATGGCGGTTTGCCAGGCACTGCGCACGCCGGACGACTACGCGCGTGTCGCCCGCGAGTTCGTGACGGACGCCGCCGCCCAGAACGTCGCGTACGGCGAGATCTTCGTCTCGCCGTCGGTCTGGAAGTACTTTCACCCCGAGTTGGACGTGCGCGAGGCCCTCGCCGCGATCTCTGGCGAGCTGCGGCGCGCAAAGGGCGCACCGTTCGCCTTGATCCTCGACGTAACGCGGAACTTCGGACCGCAGAGCGCGATGGGCACCCTCGATCTCGCGCTTGCGTGCGGCAGTCTCGACGTCATCGGGATCGGACTCGGCGGCGACGAGGCGCGTTTTGCGGCGGAGCCTTTTGCCGAGGTTTTCGCGCGCGCGCGAGCACAAGGTTTGCACGCGGTCGCGCACGCGGGCGAGGCGGCCGGCGCGCAGAGCGTCCGTGCCGTCGTCGAAGTGCTCGGCGCGGAGCGGGTTGGACACGGCATCCGCGCGCTCGAAGACCCGGCGCTTGTCGAGCTGCTGGCGCAGCGAGGAATCGCGCTGGAAATCTGTCCGACGTCGAACTTTTTGACCGGCGCCGCCGATCCCGAGCAGCCGCACCCGCTCTTCGCGTTGCATCGGGCCGGCGTTCAGGTCGTTATCGATGCAGACGATCCTGCGCTCTTCGGAACGTCGATTGAATCCGAGTATCGCTACGTCGCGCAGGTCGCCGGGCTGTCGGCCATGCGCGGCTTTGTACAAAACGCCGTGGAGGCGAGCTTTGCAAGCCCGCAGCGTAAGCAGGCACTTCGCTCCACGGTCCTTGAAGAGTAG
- a CDS encoding metal-dependent transcriptional regulator: MPGHSHSHFAESFEMYMKAIYRLEREGPGATTSVLATELGVSPASVSGMLKKLVGEGYVEHEARGDVRLTHQGLEAAVRVVRRNRLAERLLTDVLGMPWDDVHAEACILEHAITDRVEERLIDVLGNPLTCPHGHPIPPRDLSRPEPVGEPLAQADAGSDATVCGVTEVPPEMLRYLGEIGLRPGVRVRIVEKAPLGGPVTVEVAGRQLAISLELARMVLVTLEAVALQ; this comes from the coding sequence ATGCCTGGACACTCGCATTCGCACTTCGCCGAATCGTTCGAAATGTATATGAAAGCGATCTATCGCCTCGAGCGGGAAGGTCCCGGCGCCACGACGTCGGTACTCGCGACCGAGCTCGGCGTCTCGCCGGCGTCGGTTTCGGGAATGCTGAAGAAGCTCGTCGGAGAGGGATACGTCGAGCACGAAGCGCGCGGCGACGTACGCCTGACGCACCAAGGTTTGGAGGCTGCCGTTCGCGTGGTGCGGCGAAACCGGCTGGCGGAACGTCTGCTCACCGACGTGCTCGGCATGCCGTGGGACGACGTGCATGCCGAAGCCTGCATCTTGGAGCACGCGATCACGGACCGCGTTGAGGAGCGATTGATCGACGTTCTCGGCAACCCGCTGACGTGTCCGCACGGTCATCCGATTCCCCCGCGCGACTTGAGCCGGCCGGAACCGGTCGGCGAGCCGCTGGCGCAAGCCGACGCCGGCAGCGACGCGACGGTCTGCGGCGTGACCGAGGTGCCGCCGGAGATGCTCCGCTACCTGGGCGAGATCGGCCTGCGGCCGGGCGTCCGCGTGCGCATCGTCGAGAAAGCGCCGCTCGGCGGCCCGGTAACGGTCGAGGTCGCTGGACGGCAGCTCGCGATCTCGCTCGAACTCGCGCGTATGGTACTCGTGACGCTGGAAGCGGTGGCGCTCCAGTGA